In one Thermomicrobiales bacterium genomic region, the following are encoded:
- a CDS encoding PspA/IM30 family protein: MAILDRMTRLIRANINDLLDRSEDPEKMLNELLREMDSSINDARSQVAATIAQEKELEAELRDAQREAGEWNRRAELAVGAGKDDLAREALRRKRDSESIGTVYAQQLNSQQEMVSKLKQQLTMLQAKRDEAESKRNVLIARHKATQAQRKIQDTISSLPGLDSFSELDRMEKRIRMEESKTEAMGELQGDDLDYQFQQLDRDEDIESELAALKARNSGDEPRSLGTGSATDGSSSN; this comes from the coding sequence ATGGCTATTCTCGACCGCATGACCAGGCTTATCCGCGCAAACATCAATGATCTGCTCGATCGCTCAGAAGATCCCGAGAAGATGCTCAACGAGCTGCTGCGCGAAATGGATTCAAGCATCAACGATGCGCGCTCGCAGGTTGCCGCGACCATCGCGCAGGAGAAAGAGCTTGAGGCCGAGCTGCGTGATGCACAGCGCGAAGCCGGCGAGTGGAACCGGCGCGCCGAGCTGGCCGTTGGCGCCGGCAAGGACGACCTCGCCCGCGAGGCCCTGCGTCGCAAGCGCGACTCCGAGAGCATCGGCACTGTCTATGCGCAGCAGCTGAATTCGCAGCAGGAGATGGTCAGCAAGCTGAAGCAGCAGCTGACGATGCTGCAGGCCAAGCGCGATGAAGCCGAATCGAAGCGCAACGTGCTGATCGCTCGCCACAAGGCGACACAGGCCCAGCGCAAGATTCAAGACACGATCTCCTCGCTGCCGGGCCTTGACTCGTTCAGCGAGCTCGACCGGATGGAAAAGCGCATCCGCATGGAGGAATCCAAGACGGAGGCGATGGGCGAGCTGCAGGGCGATGATCTGGACTATCAGTTCCAGCAGCTCGACCGCGACGAAGATATCGAGAGCGAGCTTGCCGCGCTCAAGGCACGCAACTCGGGCGACGAGCCGCGCAGTCTCGGCACAGGTTCGGCGACGGACGGGTCGTCTTCGAACTAG
- a CDS encoding SPFH domain-containing protein, producing MAILDLIEYADERPNEIVHRIPEYGSGEFRLGSQCVVRESQRAVFVRDGKALDILAPGRHTISTANIPLLTGILGLPFGSRSPFRAEVYYVMMREFTDLKWGTPQPVLFRDTEFGMIRIRAHGTYSMRVKDPQLFVNQIVGTQGTYTTNDIEEFLRSVIINEFNDMMGETLTSLLDVQAKTIDLATLALHSLSDDFDRLGLELRTFQIGAITPPEEVQKAIDQRSSMGAIGNMQAYTQYQAAQAIGGIGGQGGDGGGQGSNLAEGAGLGAGIGIGAAMADALRQSMSGGQQGAQSAAGQSFCPNCGKPVPAGAKFCPSCGHGLSTGLTCPKCGTDNETGSRFCKNCGTELTTS from the coding sequence TTGGCCATTCTCGACCTGATCGAATACGCCGACGAGCGACCAAATGAGATCGTTCATCGCATCCCCGAGTACGGTTCGGGCGAGTTCCGCCTGGGATCGCAATGCGTGGTCCGCGAATCCCAGCGCGCGGTCTTTGTGCGCGACGGGAAGGCACTGGATATCCTGGCGCCTGGTCGCCACACGATCTCGACGGCGAATATCCCGCTTCTGACCGGCATTCTCGGCCTGCCGTTCGGCTCCAGGAGTCCGTTCCGCGCCGAGGTGTACTACGTGATGATGCGCGAGTTCACCGATCTCAAGTGGGGAACGCCACAGCCGGTGCTCTTTCGCGACACTGAGTTCGGCATGATCCGCATCCGTGCTCACGGTACCTACTCGATGCGGGTGAAGGATCCTCAGCTCTTCGTCAACCAGATCGTTGGCACCCAAGGCACCTACACAACCAACGACATCGAGGAGTTCCTGCGCTCGGTCATCATCAACGAGTTCAACGACATGATGGGCGAAACGTTAACGTCGCTGCTGGACGTGCAAGCGAAGACGATCGATCTGGCGACACTCGCCCTGCACAGCCTGTCGGACGACTTCGACCGACTCGGTCTGGAACTGCGCACATTCCAGATCGGTGCCATCACTCCCCCTGAGGAGGTGCAGAAGGCGATCGACCAACGCAGCTCAATGGGTGCGATCGGCAACATGCAGGCCTACACGCAGTACCAGGCAGCGCAGGCGATCGGCGGCATCGGCGGACAAGGCGGCGACGGCGGTGGCCAGGGTAGCAACCTCGCCGAAGGGGCCGGACTTGGCGCGGGCATCGGCATCGGAGCGGCGATGGCCGACGCACTGCGGCAATCGATGAGCGGCGGCCAGCAGGGCGCACAATCAGCGGCGGGGCAGAGCTTCTGCCCAAATTGCGGCAAGCCGGTTCCTGCCGGAGCGAAGTTCTGCCCTAGCTGCGGGCACGGACTCTCGACCGGCCTCACCTGCCCGAAGTGCGGGACGGACAATGAGACTGGCTCGCGCTTCTGCAAGAACTGCGGGACGGAACTGACAACGAGTTAG
- a CDS encoding DUF4178 domain-containing protein, whose product MLDRVPGYAGYREKERRRDSDRAIRDKIEADFGQQAERLGRLANRLADERQLEAIGVINRPLTDLRSFLDRVRTATYGYSPLFANDEVDETVLDQIAAFDSALADYVPDVERDVAALEAASPSDSSFKSAAEQLSTTIQQVSARFDTRSEIIHAGKPIPEKDMLAVLQPDKPAAPQAMQLQTGDAVSHNGTDYVVIGHVTAEFANSKSRAFQLRGGDDKQWLAVVGGERAAMYWLEEGMLNQGTLGKSVTIDEQTFQLQRDEQGSSEVEGRQGEADRHVRFLMYASENKVLHIYDWGAQRLVLVGIAIDQRDVEIFQR is encoded by the coding sequence ATGCTCGACCGAGTACCCGGTTACGCTGGCTACCGTGAAAAGGAACGTCGGCGCGACAGTGATCGTGCTATTCGCGACAAGATCGAGGCCGACTTCGGCCAGCAGGCCGAGCGCCTTGGTCGCCTCGCGAACCGGCTGGCTGACGAGCGGCAGCTCGAAGCTATCGGCGTCATCAATCGTCCGCTCACTGACCTACGCTCCTTCCTCGATCGTGTGCGAACGGCGACCTACGGCTATTCACCCCTCTTCGCCAACGACGAAGTGGACGAAACGGTGCTCGACCAGATTGCGGCGTTTGACAGCGCGCTGGCTGACTATGTTCCCGATGTCGAACGCGACGTGGCAGCACTGGAGGCCGCATCGCCATCTGATTCGTCGTTCAAGTCCGCAGCAGAGCAGTTGAGTACGACGATCCAGCAGGTCAGCGCACGTTTCGATACACGATCGGAGATCATCCACGCCGGCAAGCCTATCCCGGAAAAGGACATGCTGGCCGTGCTCCAGCCCGACAAGCCGGCCGCACCGCAAGCGATGCAACTGCAGACAGGCGACGCAGTCTCGCACAACGGCACGGACTACGTCGTGATTGGTCATGTCACAGCTGAGTTCGCCAACAGCAAGAGTCGCGCATTCCAGCTTCGTGGTGGCGATGACAAGCAGTGGCTTGCCGTCGTCGGTGGCGAACGCGCGGCTATGTACTGGCTCGAAGAAGGCATGCTGAATCAGGGCACGCTAGGAAAGTCGGTCACGATCGACGAGCAGACGTTCCAGTTGCAGCGTGACGAGCAAGGTAGCAGCGAGGTCGAGGGCCGACAAGGTGAAGCGGATCGACATGTCCGCTTTCTCATGTACGCGTCCGAGAACAAGGTCTTGCACATTTATGATTGGGGTGCGCAGCGATTGGTGCTTGTCGGTATAGCAATCGATCAGCGTGACGTGGAAATCTTCCAGCGTTAA
- a CDS encoding inositol-3-phosphate synthase, producing MADRKIRVAIIGVGNCASSLVQGVQYYQNANPDEFVPGLMHVDLGGYHISDIEFSAAFDVDAAKVGKDLSEAIFSGPNNTYKFADVPHLGVTVQRGMTHDGLGKYLSQIITKAPGSTVNIVDVLKETKTDVVINYLPVGSEMATKWYVEQVLEAGCAFINCIPVFIAREEYWQKRFEERGLPIIGDDIKSQVGATITHRVLTRLFADRGVRIDRTYQLNFGGNTDFMNMLERERLESKKISKTNAVTSQMDYEMPAENVHVGPSDYVPWLEDRKWCHIRIEGTTFGDVPLNMELKLEVWDSPNSAGVVIDAVRCAKLALDNNIGGALLAPSSYFMKSPPEQYHDDIAHNKVEEFIAQNRTSANAKQAAAASEDAAES from the coding sequence GTGGCAGATCGAAAGATCCGGGTAGCAATTATCGGCGTCGGCAATTGCGCCTCGTCGCTTGTCCAGGGCGTCCAGTACTACCAGAACGCAAATCCTGATGAGTTTGTCCCGGGCCTGATGCACGTCGACCTCGGCGGCTACCACATCAGCGACATCGAGTTCTCAGCGGCGTTCGATGTTGATGCAGCGAAGGTTGGCAAGGACCTTAGCGAGGCCATCTTTTCCGGGCCCAACAACACCTACAAATTCGCCGATGTGCCGCATCTTGGGGTGACAGTCCAGCGCGGCATGACGCACGACGGACTAGGCAAGTACCTGTCGCAGATCATCACCAAGGCACCGGGATCGACGGTCAACATTGTTGACGTCCTCAAGGAGACAAAGACCGACGTCGTCATTAACTACCTGCCGGTCGGTTCGGAGATGGCGACAAAGTGGTACGTCGAGCAGGTACTTGAAGCGGGTTGCGCATTCATCAATTGCATCCCGGTCTTCATCGCACGCGAAGAGTACTGGCAGAAGCGCTTCGAAGAGCGCGGTCTGCCGATCATCGGCGACGACATCAAGTCGCAGGTCGGCGCAACGATCACGCACCGAGTCCTGACCCGCCTGTTCGCCGATCGCGGTGTCCGCATCGACCGCACCTATCAGCTGAACTTCGGCGGCAACACCGACTTCATGAACATGCTTGAGCGCGAGCGCCTGGAGTCGAAGAAGATCTCGAAGACCAACGCCGTCACGTCGCAGATGGACTACGAGATGCCGGCCGAGAACGTGCACGTTGGACCGAGCGACTACGTGCCGTGGCTGGAAGACCGCAAGTGGTGCCACATCCGGATCGAAGGCACGACGTTCGGCGATGTGCCGCTGAACATGGAGTTGAAGCTGGAAGTCTGGGACTCGCCGAACTCAGCCGGTGTGGTCATCGACGCCGTGCGCTGCGCCAAGCTGGCGCTGGACAACAACATCGGCGGCGCACTGCTGGCTCCGTCGTCCTACTTCATGAAGTCCCCGCCGGAGCAATATCACGACGACATCGCCCACAATAAGGTCGAGGAGTTCATCGCGCAGAATCGGACCAGTGCCAACGCCAAGCAGGCGGCGGCCGCGTCCGAGGATGCCGCGGAAAGCTAG
- a CDS encoding glycosyltransferase family 4 protein — protein sequence MDASRADSAVRTGTEWYSLELLRAMTALGERPQMTLYHRVESSCWPEIGGVEHRVVNMRRLWTHVGLSWRMLRDRPRALFVPSHVIPLVHPRVSVVTIHDLGYLHEPETHTWQSRLMLNLTTRWNARVATRIIAVSAATRDDLVQHYGVSPAKIAVVHSAIDHARFRTHDPSDRLAAAGIRQPYLLFLSTVQPRKNLVRLVEAFERLEDDELHLVVAGRSGWLSDDIERRLQTSSKRERIDRIGYVDDDLVPSLYAGASAFVHPALNEGFGLGILEAMACGCPVVTSDRSSMPEVAGGAAVLVDPTSVDSIEQGIRTALDPVQSADLVERGLQHAAEFTWERTAQQTLAVIEEAQRVRR from the coding sequence GTGGATGCCAGTCGCGCCGATAGCGCCGTGCGCACCGGCACGGAGTGGTATTCGCTTGAGCTGCTGAGAGCAATGACCGCGCTCGGCGAACGACCGCAGATGACGTTGTATCACCGAGTCGAATCGAGCTGTTGGCCGGAGATCGGCGGTGTTGAGCATCGGGTCGTGAACATGCGGCGGCTCTGGACGCACGTCGGGCTGTCGTGGCGCATGCTACGTGATCGCCCGCGCGCGCTCTTCGTGCCGTCGCACGTTATCCCACTGGTGCATCCGCGTGTGTCGGTCGTGACGATCCATGACCTCGGCTACCTGCACGAGCCGGAGACGCACACCTGGCAATCGCGCCTGATGCTTAACCTGACGACGCGCTGGAATGCACGTGTTGCAACGCGAATCATCGCTGTCTCGGCGGCCACGCGCGACGACCTTGTCCAGCATTACGGTGTCTCGCCAGCGAAGATTGCTGTTGTCCACTCGGCGATCGACCATGCGCGGTTCCGAACGCACGATCCGAGCGACCGGCTGGCCGCGGCTGGTATCCGGCAGCCATATCTCCTGTTTCTCAGCACCGTGCAACCGCGCAAGAACCTGGTGCGGCTGGTCGAGGCGTTCGAGCGTCTGGAGGATGACGAGCTGCACCTCGTTGTCGCCGGTCGATCCGGGTGGCTGAGCGATGACATTGAGCGACGATTGCAGACGAGCTCCAAACGCGAGCGCATTGATCGCATCGGGTATGTCGACGATGATCTGGTGCCGTCGCTCTACGCCGGTGCGAGCGCATTCGTTCATCCTGCGCTCAATGAAGGATTCGGGCTTGGCATTCTGGAAGCGATGGCGTGCGGCTGCCCGGTCGTGACGAGTGACCGGTCGAGCATGCCGGAGGTCGCCGGTGGCGCGGCAGTGCTTGTCGACCCGACGAGCGTTGACTCGATCGAGCAAGGTATCCGCACTGCGTTAGATCCGGTGCAGAGCGCGGATCTCGTCGAGCGCGGACTTCAGCACGCGGCGGAATTCACCTGGGAGCGCACGGCCCAGCAGACGCTGGCGGTCATCGAGGAGGCACAGCGTGTCCGACGCTGA
- a CDS encoding glycosyltransferase family 9 protein, with product MSDAEPRILIVKLADLGDLLICEPAIRSLRTAYPSARIDLLVPPSTAPLAKLLGHDLQVVTFPKALFDNVSSLARPDRIAQAARFGIQLRRSKYDVVVLLHHLTTAAGAMKHRWLAKATGAERVIGLDNGRGDFLASRVVDLGFGARHEATYMLDVAREAGGAAVDPAPRIDAGRIVQGPPLPRPYVVIYPATGPYSSARSWPVERYGALAAALAAKGLTPVIVGSRSEAELAASIKENAPSAIDLMGRTMIDELAGIVVASQVVVGGDSFIGHLAAALDVRRVTIFGPSNHHAWRPWGSVDADEFDSNTTSRGAVVYHHLPCQPCFYTGFRLGRPDGCPARTCLDLVRVDDVVRAIDRVLKAS from the coding sequence GTGTCCGACGCTGAACCGCGCATCCTGATCGTCAAGCTCGCCGACCTGGGAGATCTGCTGATCTGCGAGCCGGCCATCCGATCGTTGAGAACCGCCTACCCTTCTGCGCGCATCGACCTGCTCGTGCCGCCTTCGACCGCGCCGCTGGCGAAGCTCCTCGGGCACGATCTTCAGGTCGTGACATTCCCGAAAGCGCTCTTCGACAACGTGTCCTCTCTGGCCAGACCAGATCGCATCGCTCAGGCAGCACGCTTTGGGATTCAGCTTCGGCGCTCGAAATACGATGTGGTCGTGCTGCTGCACCACCTCACGACTGCTGCCGGAGCGATGAAGCACCGCTGGCTGGCAAAGGCGACCGGCGCTGAACGCGTCATCGGCCTCGACAATGGGCGTGGCGACTTCCTCGCGAGCCGGGTGGTGGACCTCGGATTCGGTGCTCGGCACGAGGCGACGTACATGCTTGATGTCGCTCGCGAGGCCGGGGGCGCGGCTGTCGATCCAGCGCCGCGAATCGATGCAGGGCGAATTGTGCAAGGCCCACCGCTACCGAGACCATACGTTGTCATCTACCCAGCGACAGGCCCGTATTCGTCGGCACGTAGCTGGCCGGTTGAGCGCTACGGAGCGCTCGCGGCAGCGTTGGCAGCCAAAGGTTTGACGCCGGTGATTGTCGGTTCGCGCAGCGAAGCCGAGCTCGCGGCCAGCATCAAGGAGAATGCGCCGTCGGCCATCGACCTGATGGGCCGGACGATGATTGACGAGCTTGCTGGCATCGTCGTTGCGTCTCAGGTCGTTGTTGGAGGAGATTCCTTTATCGGCCATCTGGCTGCCGCGCTCGATGTTCGGCGCGTGACAATCTTTGGGCCCTCGAACCATCATGCATGGCGTCCGTGGGGGTCGGTCGATGCCGACGAATTTGACAGTAACACCACCTCTCGTGGGGCTGTCGTGTACCATCATCTTCCCTGCCAGCCATGTTTCTACACCGGATTCCGGCTTGGCAGGCCGGACGGTTGTCCGGCTCGTACCTGTCTTGATCTCGTGCGAGTGGATGATGTTGTGCGGGCGATTGACCGAGTCTTGAAGGCAAGCTGA